Proteins encoded by one window of Vidua chalybeata isolate OUT-0048 chromosome 8, bVidCha1 merged haplotype, whole genome shotgun sequence:
- the LOC128791148 gene encoding translation initiation factor IF-2-like: MATGARCHVPAAGADVAHRPVPTGCQQGTPGGTTANTEGWSSMGTARDALAPGRRHDPLLFLFPKPLPGDRAEPPPSPRPGPAAPTPQPPGQLPPQSGAGPGRTGGQRPLRGLCPPAPAPRSPRPRPPPEARAPGPVTCGRAARGAGARSRPRGAGAAPHRGAAGGPRPARTGCNSGGGGAAGGRRRLRPQPRRGGAAPTPRPSGQARRGGRSARTHLRRGTLPRSRCCSAGRPPPRRLPPPGCRRGQADTRPRPTVVPSPGPGGRSGAVRERPPCPEQRRGSGARRRVPPAAPARPQRSPPHAQRGLAPGHGDRHRHPPLLAPVPRQPQGRVPWALRRGSEPARVPKAAERPQDGDGRCLPPPAMPKGRKLALQTAMQAAHLQRCNPSLPARGETTHSCISAPTAFGGRLITALARIRVRGTSRAVRRTAR; this comes from the coding sequence ATGGCGACGGGCGCCCGCTGCCATGTGCCCGCGGCAGGTGCTGATGTCGCACACCGCCCAGTGCCCACCGGATGCCAACAGGGCACGCCAGGAGGCACCACAGCCAACACCGAGGGGTGGTCGTCGATGGGCACCGCAAGGGATGCGCTCGCCCCGGGTCGGCGGCACGATCCGCTCCTGTTCCTTTTCCCAAAGCCGCTCCCAGGAGACCGCGCAGAGCCGCCCCCGAGCCCCCGGCCTGGCCCTGCCGCCCCCACGCCCCAGCCCCCGGGGCAGCTCCCGCCGcagagcggggccgggccgggccgaaCCGGGGGGCAGCGGCCCTTGCGGGGGCTCTGtccgcccgcccccgccccgcgctcccctcgcccgcgccccccgcccgaAGCGCGGGCCCCCGGCCCCGTTACCTGCGGGCGGGCGGCCCGTGGGGCGGGGGCCCGGAGCCGCCCCCGGGgagccggggcagccccgcaTCGCGGTGCGGCGGGCGGGCCGCGGCCGGCACGAACCGGTTGTAACTCGGGCGGGGGAGGAGCTGCcgggggccgccgccgcctccgcccgcagccccggcgcGGGGGGGCTGCCCCGACCCCCCGCCCCTCCGGGCAGGCGAGGCGGGGCGGCCGCTCGGCTCGGACTCACCTCCGCCGCGGAACCCTGCCCCGCTCCCGCTGCTGCTCCGCGGGCAgacccccgccccgccgcctccccccgcCCGGCTGTCGCCGGGGACAGGCGGACACGCGTCCCCGGCCGACGGTCGTCCCCagcccggggccgggcggccgcAGCGGAGCCGTGCGGGAGCGGCCCCCGTGCCCCGAGCAGCGGCGGGGGAGCGGCGCTCGCCGCCGTGTCCCGCCGGCTGCCCCTGCCCGCCCCCAGCGCAGCCCCCCCCATGCTCAGCGAGGCCTGGCCCCGGGGCACGGTGACCGCCACCGCCATCCCCCGCTCCTTGCACCCGTGCCGAGGCAGCCGCAGGGCCGGGTTCCCTGGGCACTCCGCCGCGGCTCGGAACCTGCGCGGGTCCCCAAGGCAGCGGAACGGCCGCAGGACGGGGATGGGCGCTGCCTCCCGCCACCAGCCATGCCAAAAGGCCGCAAACTTGCGCTGCAAACAGCGATGCAGGCAGCGCACCTGCAGCGCTGCAACCCCAGCCTGCCCGCTCGGGGAGAGACAACTCACTCGTGTATCAGCGCACCCACTGCCTTCGGAGGCCGTCTCATCACAGCCCTGGCCCGGATCCGTGTGCGTGGCACGTCCCGCGCTGTCAGACGTACGGCAAGGTAG
- the SLC16A9 gene encoding monocarboxylate transporter 9, translated as MVFRKPPDGGWGWVIVVVSFFTQFLCYGSPLAVGVLYLEWLDAFGEGKGKTAWVGSLANGIGLLASPVCSVCVSSFGARPVAIFSGFMVAGGLMMSSFAPNIYFLYVSYGIVVGLGCGLLYTATVTITCQYFDKHRGLALGLISTGSSVGLFIYAALQRELIELYGLDGCLLIVGALSLNILACGSLMRPLESSSSPPPEKMFVDKVPDQYFVYHEKEKTVEENISILEKGYIDEKCVNNGPDCKQDSILNKNALSSINVNEKDTYKKKVVEQTNFCKQLAKRKWQLYLTYWKETMVLFKNKVFSALFVAILLFDIGGFPPSLLMEDVARSANISEDDYYMPLISIIGIMTTVGKLILGILADFKWVNTLYLYVTTLLMTGVALFAIPFAKSYLTLAMLSGILGFLTGNWSIFPYVTTKTVGIEKLTHAYGILMFFAGLGNSLGPPIVGWFYDWTQEYDTAFYFSGFCVLLGGFLLLLAALPCWNACTNQSSKLPPNTYSYKVASNA; from the exons ATGGTATTTCGGAAGCCACCAGACggtggctggggctgggtgaTTGTTGTCGTCTCCTTCTTCACCCAGTTCCTGTGTTATGGATCACCGCTGGCGGTGGGAGTGCTGTATTTAGAGTGGCTGGATGCttttggagaagggaaaggcaaGACTGCTTGGGTTGGATCGCTAGCCAATGGAATTGGATTGCTTGCCA GTCCTGTCTGCAGTGTATGTGTATCATCTTTTGGAGCAAGACCAGTAGCTATCTTCAGTGGCTTTATGGTGGCTGGGGGCCTCATGATGAGCAGTTTTGCACCTAACATATACTTCCTATATGTTTCATATGGGATAGTTGTTG GTCTCGGATGTGGCCTTTTGTACACTGCAACAGTTACCATCACGTGCCAGTATTTTGACAAACACAGAGGCCTTGCACTTGGTCTGATTTCAACAG gCTCAAGTGTTGGACTCTTTATATATGCAGCACTGCAAAGAGAGCTTATTGAGCTGTATGGACTGGATGGGTGTCTGCTAATAGTTGGTGCCCTGTCTCTAAATATATTAGCATGTGGCAGCCTAATGAGACCTTTGGAATCATCCAGTTCTCCACCACCAGAGAAAATGTTTGTAGACAAAGTCCCAGATCAATATTTTGTTTaccatgaaaaggaaaagaccGTTGAAGAAAACATTAGCATCCTTGAAAAGGGCTATATTGATGAAAAATGTGTGAACAATGGGCCTGATTGCAAACAGGATAGCATTTTGAATAAGAATGCATTGAGCTCAATAAACGTGAATGAGAAAGACACTTACAAAAAGAAAGTTGTAGAGCAGACAAACTTCTGCAAGCAACTCGCCAAAAGGAAGTGGCAGCTCTATTTGACCTACTGGAAGGAGACCATGGTTCTTTTCAAGAACAAAGTGTTTTCAGCTCTCTTTGTTGCCATCTTGCTCTTTGATATTGGTGGatttcctccttctctgctcATGGAAGATGTAGCAAGAAGTGCAAATATTAGTGAAGATGACTATTATATGCCCCTTATTTCCATTATTGGCATTATGACGACTGTTGGCAAACTTATTTTAGGGATACTGGCAGATTTTAAGTGGGTTAACACTTTATATCTCTATGTAACTACATTATTAATGACAGGAGTGGCCTTGTTTGCAATTCCATTCGCCAAAAGTTACCTTACATTAGCGATgctttctgggattttgggttttctgACTGGGAACTGGTCAATTTTTCCATATGTGACAACAAAGACTGTGGGGATTGAGAAACTGACTCATGCCTATGGGATCCTGATGTTCTTCGCTGGACTTGGGAACAGCCTCGGACCACCAATTGTAG GCTGGTTTTACGACTGGACGCAGGAGTACGACACTGCTTTCTACTTCAGTGGCTTTTGTGTCCTGCTGGGGGGATTCCTCCTGCTCttggcagcactgccctgctggaATGCCTGCACCAATCAGAGCTCCAAGCTGCCTCCAAATACTTACTCCTACAAAGTTGCATCTAACGCTTAG